The Paenibacillus sp. FSL R7-0345 DNA segment GGTCCGGATGCTGGGCAGCCGGCTGTTCCTGCACTGCAACGAGGGCATGGCAAGCCTCCTGTACCGTGAGCTTGAGCTGCATCCGGCTTACGAATGCGGGCAGGAGGTGTACAATGTTCCCGTCACGCCGGCAAGGCTTGCAGAGCTGCAGCCGGATTATGTCCTGATGCTGATCCGCCAGGAATATGATACGCTTGGCGAGTGGAAGAAGCTGCAGGTTGATCCGCAGTGGCTGAGAATTCCTGCGGTCCAGCGTCATCAGGTCCATGCACTGAGCTCAGACCCATGGCGGGAGGAATCCGCGTATGCCCAGCTGCGGATGCTGCGCCAGCTTCTGCAGCTGCTTCCGGTCAATCGTCCATAGTTGTTCCGCAATTTGTCCATGGTGCTGGTTAACCACCTTCGTTATACTTCTAATTGATAATCATTATCACTTATGTTATCAATATAAAAGTACATAAAGAGTGGGATGACATTGAAACAGACAAGCGGAGTCAAGACAGCTTTCCTGCTGATGCTGGCGGCTGTGCTCATTATTATTGTTAGTGTATTATCCGTAGCCTACGGGTCGAAGTCGATGAGTTTAGCTACGGTCCGGGATGCGGTTTTTCATATGGACCCGGAGAACATTGATCATGTGATCGTCCAGACGTCGCGGATTCCCCGTACGGCCGGCGCACTGCTAATTGGTGCTTTTCTGGCTGTGTCGGGAGCCCTCATGCAGGGGATGACCCGGAATTACCTGGCCTCCCCGTCTATTATGGGGATCAGTGACGGCTCTGTATTTGCTGTTACGCTGTGCATGGTATTCCTGCCTGACGCTTCGTCCATGACGATGATTCTGTATTCGCTGGCCGGTTCCGCACTCGGGGCGCTGCTGGTCTTCGGTACGGCGAAGCTGCTGCCCGGGGGTGTATCACCGTTGACCCTGGCCGTGCTGGGCACAATCATCGGCACGTTCCTCGGCGGGGTGTCACAGGCGCTGGCCGTCTATTTTCAGGTATCGCAAAATATCAGCTTCTGGTACAATGCCCGCCTGCATATGATGGACCCGGCCATTATCAGACTGGCGATTCCATTCGCTGTTGTAGGGTTGTTGCTTGCCCTGCTGATGGCCCGGCCTGTGACGATGCTCTCACTCGGAGACGAGACGGCCGCCGGTCTTGGGCTGAAGGTGGACACGATCAAACTGCTGACGATGCTGAGTGTCGTCCTGCTGACCGGGATCTCTGTAGCTATTGCGGGTAAAATCGCATTTATCGGCCTGATTATTCCGCATATTACACGTTTTCTGATCGGGCAGGATTACCGGAAGATCGTCCCGTTTTCCGCTTTTGCCGGAGCCTTCTTCCTGGTCTTCTGTGATCTCATCAGCCGGTACATTCATTTTCCGTTTGAGACGCCGGTCGGTGTGGTAACGGCGCTGTTTGGTGTGCCGTTCTTCCTCTACCTGATCAAAACGAGAGGGGGCGGCAGCCATTCCTGAGGATATTATGAAATTGCAGCCTAAATCCAAGGCACGGACCTTCTGGAGCCTGTTCCTGCTCTTAACAGCCCTGACGGTCGTCTTAATGTATGTCAGTCTGACCAACGGCACGTTTGACATTTCGGAAGCAGATGTTGTGCGCACACTGCTGCGGTATCATCCGGTAGCCGATCACGATCTGGTCATCTTCGAATTCCGGCTTCCGCGTATTCTGCTGGGGGCACTGGTTGGCTTCGGGCTCGGCATTGCCGGGGCAGTGCTGCAGGGGATTACCCGCAACTCGCTGGCAGACCCGGGAATTCTGGGTATCCATGCGGCGGCAGGAGCCTTTGTTGTCGTATTCATGTTCCTAACCGGGGGCAGCATCAAAGCGCCGGGCTGGATCTCGGTAATGAGCATGCCGATGTTCGGATTTATAGGCGGTCTGGTATCCATCGTCCTGCTCTACCTGTTTGCCAGAAATCAGGGCGAATTTCATCCGCAGCAGTTAATTCTTGTCGGAATCGCTTTAGCGTCAGGTTTCGG contains these protein-coding regions:
- a CDS encoding iron ABC transporter permease, which encodes MTLKQTSGVKTAFLLMLAAVLIIIVSVLSVAYGSKSMSLATVRDAVFHMDPENIDHVIVQTSRIPRTAGALLIGAFLAVSGALMQGMTRNYLASPSIMGISDGSVFAVTLCMVFLPDASSMTMILYSLAGSALGALLVFGTAKLLPGGVSPLTLAVLGTIIGTFLGGVSQALAVYFQVSQNISFWYNARLHMMDPAIIRLAIPFAVVGLLLALLMARPVTMLSLGDETAAGLGLKVDTIKLLTMLSVVLLTGISVAIAGKIAFIGLIIPHITRFLIGQDYRKIVPFSAFAGAFFLVFCDLISRYIHFPFETPVGVVTALFGVPFFLYLIKTRGGGSHS
- a CDS encoding iron ABC transporter permease — encoded protein: MKLQPKSKARTFWSLFLLLTALTVVLMYVSLTNGTFDISEADVVRTLLRYHPVADHDLVIFEFRLPRILLGALVGFGLGIAGAVLQGITRNSLADPGILGIHAAAGAFVVVFMFLTGGSIKAPGWISVMSMPMFGFIGGLVSIVLLYLFARNQGEFHPQQLILVGIALASGFGAVTLYVSLKMDPENFEMATVWLAGSINNANWRQILSTLPWLVLLTPVIWRRAAVLDLLQLHEVSVKGVGVAVGRERQILLLCCVGLVSACVSVSGSIGFVGLIAPHIARRLIGNTYKYIVPLCGLIGMLMVILADFVGKTVFAPSQLPVGIVISIIGVPYFIFLLFRNRSR